In Streptomyces sp. NBC_01439, the following are encoded in one genomic region:
- a CDS encoding cytochrome ubiquinol oxidase subunit I, with product MPWDLALAPDTVARWQFGITTVYHFLFVPLTISLGVLVAVLQTAWVRTGKRTYLMATTFWGRLFLINVAMGVVTGIVQEFQFGMNWSTYSRFVGDVFGAPLAFEALIAFFLESTFIGLWIFGWDRLPKRIHLACVWAMAVGAVLSAWFILAANSWMQHPVGYTISPETGRAELTDFLAVLTQETTLVVVYHTLAAAFLTGGALMAGVAAFHLRRGRHVPVMRASLRLGLVTLTVSGLLVALSGDTLAKVMFQQQPMKMAAAEALWEGQTSAPFSVFAIGDVSEGHNTVEWSIPGLLSFLAEGNFTAYVPGINDTAAAEEARYGPGDYLPNIPVAFWGFRFMIGFGMASFGLGLLGLWLTRRRFLLRPALRTTEDEVPRLALTRSRPLPPRATAWYWWLTLWTLAFPLVSTSWGWIFTEMGRQPWVVYGLLRTAGAVSPEVSQGEVIASLTAYTALYAVLAAIEITLMVRAVRAGPAEPAPHELDPPTRIGGDHDDHDRPMAFSY from the coding sequence ATGCCGTGGGACCTGGCTCTGGCGCCCGACACGGTGGCCCGGTGGCAGTTCGGCATCACCACCGTCTACCACTTCCTCTTCGTGCCGCTGACGATCTCCCTCGGCGTGCTCGTGGCCGTCCTGCAGACCGCGTGGGTGCGGACCGGGAAGCGCACCTATCTGATGGCCACCACGTTCTGGGGCCGGCTGTTCCTGATCAACGTCGCGATGGGCGTGGTCACGGGCATCGTGCAGGAGTTCCAGTTCGGGATGAACTGGTCGACGTACTCGCGGTTCGTCGGCGACGTCTTCGGCGCGCCCCTGGCCTTCGAGGCGCTGATCGCCTTCTTCCTCGAATCGACCTTCATCGGCCTGTGGATCTTCGGATGGGACCGGCTGCCGAAGCGGATCCACCTGGCCTGTGTCTGGGCGATGGCCGTCGGGGCCGTGCTCTCCGCCTGGTTCATCCTCGCGGCCAACTCGTGGATGCAGCACCCCGTCGGGTACACCATCTCGCCCGAGACCGGGCGCGCCGAACTCACCGACTTCCTCGCCGTACTCACGCAGGAGACCACGCTCGTGGTCGTCTACCACACCCTCGCCGCCGCGTTCCTGACCGGCGGGGCCCTCATGGCGGGCGTGGCGGCGTTCCACCTGCGGCGCGGCCGGCACGTTCCCGTGATGCGGGCCTCGCTGCGCCTGGGCCTGGTCACCCTGACCGTTTCCGGCCTGCTCGTGGCCCTGAGCGGGGACACGCTGGCGAAGGTCATGTTCCAGCAGCAGCCGATGAAGATGGCCGCGGCCGAAGCCCTGTGGGAGGGCCAGACCTCCGCGCCCTTCTCCGTCTTCGCCATCGGTGACGTGTCCGAAGGTCACAACACGGTCGAATGGTCCATCCCCGGGCTGCTGTCCTTCCTCGCGGAGGGCAACTTCACCGCCTACGTCCCCGGGATCAACGACACCGCCGCCGCCGAGGAGGCGCGGTACGGTCCCGGCGACTACCTCCCGAACATCCCCGTCGCCTTCTGGGGCTTCCGCTTCATGATCGGTTTCGGCATGGCCTCGTTCGGCCTGGGCCTGCTCGGCCTGTGGCTGACGCGGCGCCGCTTCCTGCTCCGGCCCGCCCTGCGCACCACCGAGGACGAGGTGCCACGGCTCGCCCTGACCCGCTCCCGCCCGCTTCCCCCGAGGGCGACCGCCTGGTACTGGTGGCTGACCCTGTGGACCCTGGCGTTCCCGCTCGTCTCCACCTCCTGGGGCTGGATCTTCACGGAAATGGGCCGCCAGCCGTGGGTGGTCTACGGGCTGCTGCGCACGGCCGGCGCCGTGTCCCCCGAGGTCTCCCAGGGCGAGGTGATCGCCTCCCTCACGGCCTACACCGCGCTGTACGCCGTACTCGCCGCGATCGAGATCACCCTGATGGTCCGGGCCGTGCGGGCGGGCCCCGCCGAACCGGCACCGCACGAACTCGACCCGCCCACCCGGATCGGCGGCGACCACGACGACCACGACCGGCCGATGGCGTTCTCGTACTGA
- a CDS encoding carotenoid oxygenase family protein has product MNTYVPPRFDPTRVPHLLGSFAPVSDEVDVTDLEVTGELPDTLDGLYLRNGPNPRFTPIGSYLYPIDGDGMLHGVWLSGGRARYRNRFVRTPALLAEERAGRALWGGLESMIVPDADQVGPELAGTFRDMPDINVVRHSGRLLALAESACPFRIDTELATLGREDFGGALPAGITAHPKIDPVTGEMVVFCYGLEPPYLTWSVIDRDGRVSRGPTPVDGVDEPMMIHDMALTGRYAVLVLAPAFFDLAAAMSGGSFLAWRPERGTRVALIPRDGGPVRWAADEAFWAWHTVNAYDDGPGADAPVVLDYVQWSRLTVGGPEGDGEPISGGLVRARLDPAAGSMVRTPLDDARVEFPRVDDRRIGRRHRHTALASETGRTDLLPGEFDAVRWYDVERGTSRVWPAGDLSVGEPVFAPAPGSGTGSEEGGHWLTFATDRTDGSSWFLVIPAEDPAAGPVARARIPVRVPLGLHGCWLPTEE; this is encoded by the coding sequence GTGAACACCTACGTGCCACCCCGCTTCGACCCGACCCGCGTCCCCCACCTGCTGGGGTCCTTCGCGCCCGTGTCCGACGAGGTCGACGTCACGGACCTGGAGGTCACGGGCGAACTGCCGGACACCCTGGACGGCCTGTACCTGCGCAACGGCCCCAATCCGCGGTTCACCCCGATCGGCTCGTACCTCTACCCCATCGACGGTGACGGCATGCTGCACGGCGTGTGGCTCTCCGGCGGGCGGGCCCGCTACCGCAACCGCTTCGTACGCACCCCCGCGCTGCTGGCCGAGGAACGGGCCGGCCGCGCCCTGTGGGGCGGCCTCGAATCGATGATCGTGCCGGACGCCGACCAGGTGGGGCCGGAGCTCGCCGGCACCTTCCGGGACATGCCCGACATCAACGTCGTCCGGCACTCCGGACGCCTGCTGGCCCTCGCCGAGTCGGCCTGCCCGTTCCGGATCGACACCGAACTGGCGACGCTCGGCCGCGAGGACTTCGGCGGGGCGCTGCCCGCGGGCATCACCGCCCACCCGAAGATCGACCCAGTCACGGGCGAGATGGTCGTCTTCTGTTACGGCCTGGAGCCGCCCTACCTGACCTGGTCGGTCATCGACCGCGACGGCAGGGTCAGCCGCGGGCCCACTCCCGTCGACGGGGTGGACGAGCCGATGATGATCCACGACATGGCCCTGACCGGCCGCTACGCCGTCCTCGTCCTCGCCCCGGCCTTCTTCGACCTCGCCGCGGCCATGAGCGGCGGCTCCTTCCTGGCCTGGCGCCCCGAACGCGGCACCCGGGTGGCGCTGATCCCCCGCGACGGCGGACCGGTGCGCTGGGCGGCCGACGAGGCCTTCTGGGCGTGGCACACCGTGAACGCGTACGACGACGGCCCGGGCGCGGACGCCCCGGTGGTCCTCGACTACGTGCAGTGGAGCAGGCTCACCGTCGGCGGCCCGGAAGGGGACGGCGAACCGATCAGCGGTGGCCTGGTGCGGGCGCGCCTCGACCCTGCCGCCGGCAGCATGGTCCGTACCCCCCTGGACGACGCGCGGGTGGAGTTCCCGCGGGTCGACGACCGGCGCATCGGGCGGCGCCACCGGCACACCGCGCTGGCCTCCGAAACCGGGCGGACGGACCTGCTGCCGGGCGAGTTCGACGCCGTGCGCTGGTACGACGTCGAGCGCGGCACCTCCCGGGTCTGGCCGGCCGGGGACCTTTCCGTGGGCGAGCCGGTCTTCGCCCCCGCGCCGGGCTCGGGGACCGGCTCCGAGGAGGGCGGCCACTGGCTGACCTTCGCCACGGACCGCACCGACGGTTCGAGCTGGTTCCTGGTCATCCCCGCCGAGGATCCCGCCGCGGGCCCGGTGGCCCGCGCCCGCATCCCCGTGCGCGTCCCGCTCGGCCTGCACGGCTGCTGGCTGCCGACCGAGGAGTGA
- the dacB gene encoding D-alanyl-D-alanine carboxypeptidase/D-alanyl-D-alanine endopeptidase encodes MSRPIHPAPAPPRRGTAVACAVLLFVALASGTATGADPTPTPPPSPSATTPSATGDTGIAGLDPRITEIMRKPDYRNAQWGLLQTDPESGRVVHSLFPEQFFIPGSTAKLISVSGPWHTLGADHRFVTPLYAVGARDGATLTGDLDLVAQGDLTMGGRTRPDGTVAYTDLDHTYANDFPGATLTPENPLAGIDRLARQVRDSGITRVDGDVIVDSRLFVPDPELVPTPTPLIINDNLIDLMTTPGSRPGAAARLDWRPKVAPYEVTSAVKTVAAGEPTAVTVTATDGGTRIRLTGTIAADSAPLLRTSPIGDPAAFGRVALIEALERAGVHVTADPSGPNPVGRLPRDYDGRPRVAAYTSPPYAQYAKLILKVSHNLGANLGICLLAVTAKSDQCPAGFPVLADFLDEAGVDREQAQLMDGRGGNPADRATPQVLVQMLAYWQRTPDARLFREALPILGVDGLLAENCRSCPARGKVFAKTGAAVGGDALNDRLAVGAITIAGYLGKGGGRFDTFYAGVNGASTPGADPTEVLAISNDLAMIAAYLQESS; translated from the coding sequence GTGAGCAGACCGATCCACCCCGCACCGGCACCTCCTCGGCGCGGTACGGCCGTCGCCTGTGCCGTCCTGCTGTTCGTGGCCCTCGCCTCGGGTACCGCGACCGGGGCGGACCCGACGCCGACCCCGCCCCCTTCTCCGTCTGCGACCACGCCGTCGGCGACGGGTGACACGGGAATCGCCGGCCTCGACCCGCGCATCACGGAGATCATGCGCAAGCCGGACTACCGCAATGCCCAGTGGGGCCTGCTGCAGACCGACCCGGAGAGCGGCCGCGTGGTGCACAGCCTCTTCCCCGAGCAGTTCTTCATTCCCGGATCCACCGCGAAGCTGATCAGCGTCTCGGGCCCGTGGCACACCCTCGGCGCCGACCACCGCTTCGTGACCCCGCTCTACGCGGTCGGCGCGCGCGACGGCGCCACGCTGACCGGTGACCTCGACCTCGTCGCCCAGGGCGACCTCACCATGGGCGGCCGGACGCGCCCCGACGGCACGGTCGCGTACACCGACCTCGACCACACCTACGCCAACGACTTCCCCGGCGCGACCCTCACTCCGGAGAACCCGCTCGCCGGGATCGACCGGCTCGCCCGGCAGGTGCGCGACTCCGGCATCACCCGCGTCGACGGCGACGTGATCGTCGACAGCCGGCTGTTCGTCCCCGACCCGGAGCTCGTCCCCACCCCGACGCCCCTGATCATCAACGACAACCTGATCGACCTCATGACCACCCCCGGGAGCCGGCCCGGCGCGGCCGCCCGGCTGGACTGGCGGCCCAAGGTCGCGCCCTACGAGGTCACCTCGGCGGTGAAGACCGTGGCGGCCGGGGAGCCGACCGCGGTCACGGTGACGGCCACCGACGGCGGCACCCGGATCCGCCTGACCGGGACGATCGCGGCGGACTCCGCACCGCTGCTGCGCACCTCGCCGATCGGCGATCCGGCCGCCTTCGGCCGCGTCGCGCTGATCGAGGCCCTCGAACGTGCCGGGGTGCACGTCACCGCGGACCCGTCGGGCCCCAATCCGGTGGGGCGGCTGCCGCGCGACTACGACGGACGCCCGCGCGTGGCCGCGTACACCTCCCCGCCCTACGCCCAGTACGCCAAGCTGATCCTCAAGGTCAGCCACAACCTGGGCGCCAACCTCGGCATTTGCCTGCTCGCCGTCACCGCGAAGAGCGACCAGTGCCCGGCCGGCTTCCCGGTGCTCGCCGACTTCCTCGACGAGGCCGGCGTCGACCGCGAGCAGGCGCAGCTCATGGACGGCCGGGGCGGAAACCCCGCCGACCGGGCCACGCCACAGGTGCTGGTGCAGATGCTGGCGTACTGGCAACGGACCCCGGACGCGCGGCTGTTCCGGGAGGCCCTGCCCATCCTCGGGGTGGACGGCCTGCTGGCCGAGAACTGCCGCAGCTGTCCGGCCCGGGGGAAGGTGTTCGCCAAGACCGGCGCGGCCGTCGGCGGTGACGCGCTCAACGACCGGCTGGCCGTGGGCGCCATCACCATCGCGGGCTACCTCGGCAAGGGCGGCGGCCGCTTCGACACCTTCTACGCGGGCGTCAACGGCGCCTCCACACCGGGCGCCGACCCCACCGAGGTGCTGGCCATCTCCAACGACCTCGCGATGATCGCCGCCTACCTCCAGGAGTCGTCCTAG
- a CDS encoding alpha/beta hydrolase, producing MKRLAPLLATSGLLATALTGLAAPSASAAPTPGYMRQTPDWHRCSPDRPAAYECATLKVPLDYQRPEGRTLDLAISRMKSENPAERRGVLLLNPGGPGTSGLHRPLRTNAEMPKDVRDRYDLIGFDPRGVGESSPIGCGDLSEAEVGVGGAYRPETFASDVAWARGIADKCRAKSGDVIPYITTRNTARDMDVIRAALGERTVSYLGYSYGTYLGAVYSQMFPERTDRFVLDSGVDPGRVWRGMIQAWGTGAEPAFERWTRWAAERSDAYGLGATPEAVSATFWALVARADRDPFMHYGEKVTGDYIRADPSLFFDPRGASAVVKSIKASADKTPQPPGGTDPGASGKGADGKGPGAQSPLGGVRAVGPGVGAGVGAGVGAGGAPEGPDAPPASNVTAVYWAVVCGDTDSWPRDPEQYARDAARDKVKHPLYGDFASNIKPCAFWQRPLEPATPMKTRADVLTVQNEWDPMTPLETGQGLHRALKGSRMVLALGGEGHGVYLSNPTACANTPVNAYLSTGRLPAKDVTCHNPPPAPDPEAAGAR from the coding sequence ATGAAGCGTCTCGCACCGCTGCTCGCCACCTCCGGATTATTGGCCACCGCCCTGACCGGGCTGGCGGCGCCATCGGCCTCCGCCGCCCCGACCCCCGGGTACATGCGACAGACACCGGACTGGCACCGCTGCAGCCCCGATCGGCCGGCGGCGTACGAGTGCGCCACCCTCAAGGTGCCGCTCGACTACCAGCGTCCCGAAGGACGCACCTTGGACCTCGCCATCTCCCGGATGAAGAGCGAGAACCCCGCCGAGCGGCGTGGCGTCCTCCTCCTCAACCCGGGCGGCCCCGGCACCTCGGGTCTCCACCGGCCGCTACGGACGAATGCCGAGATGCCCAAGGACGTCCGCGACCGCTACGACCTCATCGGCTTCGACCCGCGCGGCGTCGGTGAGAGCAGCCCGATCGGCTGTGGTGATCTGAGCGAAGCGGAGGTGGGCGTCGGCGGGGCGTACCGGCCCGAGACCTTCGCCTCGGACGTGGCCTGGGCGCGCGGAATCGCCGACAAGTGCCGTGCGAAGTCGGGCGATGTGATTCCGTACATCACCACCCGCAACACGGCGCGCGACATGGACGTCATCCGCGCCGCACTGGGGGAACGGACGGTCTCGTACCTGGGCTACTCGTACGGGACGTACCTCGGCGCGGTGTACTCCCAGATGTTCCCCGAGCGCACCGACCGGTTCGTCCTGGACAGCGGCGTGGACCCGGGGCGCGTCTGGCGCGGCATGATCCAGGCGTGGGGAACCGGAGCCGAGCCCGCCTTCGAGCGGTGGACGCGGTGGGCGGCCGAGCGCTCGGACGCCTATGGGCTCGGCGCCACGCCCGAGGCGGTCTCGGCCACCTTCTGGGCACTGGTGGCGCGGGCCGACCGGGACCCGTTCATGCACTACGGGGAGAAGGTGACGGGTGACTACATCAGGGCCGACCCGTCGCTCTTCTTCGATCCCCGCGGTGCCTCGGCCGTCGTCAAGTCCATCAAGGCGTCGGCCGACAAGACGCCCCAGCCGCCGGGTGGCACCGATCCGGGCGCGAGCGGGAAGGGCGCCGACGGGAAGGGGCCCGGTGCGCAGTCGCCGCTCGGCGGAGTCCGGGCCGTCGGCCCGGGTGTCGGCGCGGGTGTCGGCGCGGGTGTCGGCGCGGGAGGGGCGCCGGAGGGGCCGGACGCCCCTCCCGCGAGCAACGTCACCGCCGTGTACTGGGCCGTGGTGTGCGGGGACACGGACAGCTGGCCCCGCGATCCGGAGCAGTACGCGCGGGACGCGGCGCGGGACAAGGTGAAGCACCCGCTGTACGGGGACTTCGCGTCGAACATCAAACCGTGCGCCTTCTGGCAGCGGCCGCTGGAGCCCGCCACGCCCATGAAGACCCGGGCCGATGTCCTGACCGTGCAGAACGAGTGGGACCCGATGACCCCGCTCGAAACCGGCCAGGGGCTGCACCGGGCGCTCAAGGGGTCACGGATGGTGCTGGCGCTGGGGGGTGAGGGGCACGGTGTGTACCTCTCCAACCCCACGGCCTGCGCCAACACGCCCGTCAACGCGTACCTGTCGACGGGACGGCTGCCCGCGAAGGACGTGACCTGCCACAACCCGCCGCCCGCCCCGGATCCGGAGGCTGCCGGAGCCCGCTGA
- a CDS encoding GDSL-type esterase/lipase family protein has product MTESRTHTLFSFGTLMEERVQNALFGGAVPTSPASLAGYTTRPLKITDPAVIAASGLDVHLILERRLGASVEGAVLHLTDRELAAADAYEVDDYTRRRVVLSSGESTWAYLDAKPLRPAERIVVVGDSIAYGRCDPRGGWAGHLAAAHIAGNEAERRLFNLAVPGSTLADVGEQTPALLAARRPDTLLVAAGINDSAVPLAGAQDIDADAPADFAPLTHSLDALAATALSRGARLVVAGPSWLDEDRTRDYEGLRFTRARALALRAFLRAWCEANHIDHLDLWEPLRERTDLLADGLHPTAEGHLALYEHLDALGR; this is encoded by the coding sequence GTGACCGAATCACGTACGCACACCCTGTTCTCCTTCGGCACGCTGATGGAGGAGCGGGTCCAGAACGCCCTCTTCGGCGGAGCCGTGCCCACCTCCCCGGCCTCGCTGGCCGGTTACACCACCCGGCCCCTGAAGATCACCGATCCGGCCGTGATCGCCGCCAGCGGCCTGGACGTGCACCTGATCCTGGAGCGCAGGCTCGGCGCCTCGGTCGAAGGCGCGGTGCTCCACCTCACCGACCGCGAGCTCGCGGCGGCCGACGCCTACGAGGTGGACGACTACACCCGCCGCCGGGTGGTCCTCTCCTCCGGCGAAAGCACCTGGGCCTACCTGGACGCGAAGCCGCTGCGCCCGGCGGAGCGCATCGTCGTCGTGGGCGACAGCATCGCCTACGGACGCTGCGACCCGCGGGGCGGCTGGGCGGGCCACCTGGCGGCCGCCCACATCGCCGGGAACGAAGCCGAACGCCGGCTCTTCAACCTGGCGGTGCCCGGCAGCACCCTCGCCGACGTCGGCGAGCAGACGCCCGCACTCCTGGCGGCCCGCCGACCCGACACCCTCCTGGTCGCCGCCGGCATCAACGACTCCGCCGTACCGCTCGCCGGCGCGCAGGACATCGACGCCGACGCACCCGCTGATTTCGCGCCGCTCACCCACAGCCTCGACGCGCTGGCCGCCACCGCCCTGAGCCGGGGCGCCCGGCTCGTCGTCGCCGGACCGTCCTGGCTCGACGAGGACCGCACCCGCGACTACGAGGGCCTGCGCTTCACCCGGGCGCGCGCACTGGCCCTGCGCGCCTTCCTGCGGGCCTGGTGCGAGGCGAACCACATCGACCACCTCGACTTGTGGGAGCCGCTCCGGGAGCGGACCGACCTGCTCGCCGACGGCCTGCACCCCACCGCCGAAGGCCACCTGGCACTCTACGAGCACCTCGACGCGCTGGGCCGCTGA